The following are encoded together in the Macadamia integrifolia cultivar HAES 741 chromosome 10, SCU_Mint_v3, whole genome shotgun sequence genome:
- the LOC122091270 gene encoding polygalacturonase-1 non-catalytic subunit beta-like — translation MTHAILLLGFIAIAHFSGSQAENAFIEYWEEHIGLPHPPHWLAAKATSLNAHQEAVFVRLIEKKELSSQLRLFCKQANVACSTNAQVNNTTSNTTLPPLAQWNEAKLKYNFPSESPLSVARQGGLPYFRESMVKEGGFISIPDLRDPISYKSFLPRSLASKIPFSFAQIEELRKLFGVEDESNMDEYIQDTLRICEKSPITGEKRTCVTSAEDLIDLVVQELGHYVHLWSTESVEGSYENVTIGAVKLIYGNLFESPALCHSQPFIFQVYYCHMLQKVKVYTVDILAKKKVNHVIMACHYDTSTWNPNHIAFKLLGFGPGRIEVCHWINENGIVWTKTLG, via the exons ATGACACATGCCATTCTATTGCTTGGATTTATAGCAATAGCACATTTTAGT GGTTCTCAAGCTGAAAATGCCTTCATAGAATACTGGGAAGAACATATTGGTCTTCCACACCCACCACACTGGTTAGCTGCAAAGGCTACTTCATTAAACGCACATCAAGAGGCGGTGTTTGTGAGACTTATAGAGAAAAAGGAATTGTCTTCCCAACTGCGCTTGTTCTGTAAGCAAGCTAATGTTGCTTGTTCTACAAATGCACAGGTGAATAACACAACTAGCAACACCACCTTGCCACCATTAGCCCAATGGAATGAAGCGAaactaaaatataattttccaaGTGAATCACCCCTTTCGGTTGCCAGACAAGGTGGATTGCCATATTTTCGGGAGTCAATGGTAAAAGAGGGAGGTTTCATATCCATCCCTGATCTAAGGGACCCAATATCATATAAATCATTCTTGCCACGATCTCTGGcatcaaaaatcccattttcctttgcCCAAATTGAGGAATTAAGGAAGCTTTTTGGTGTGGAAGATGAATCAAACATGGATGAATATATTCAAGACACCCTCAGGATATGTGAGAAGAGTCCCATTACAGGTGAGAAGAGAACTTGTGTAACTTCTGCCGAGGATCTTATTGATCTTGTCGTCCAGGAATTAGGGCACTATGTTCATTTATGGAGTACTGAAAGCGTTGAAGGATCTtatgagaatgtcacaattggagctgtgaaactcatatatGGAAATCTTTTTGAATCACCAGCCTTGTGTCATAGCCAGCCATTCATATTTCAGGTCTATTACTGCCATATGTTACAGAAAGTAAAAGTATATACAGTTGATATACTTGCTaagaagaaagtgaatcatGTGATCATGGCATGCCACTATGACACAtcaacttggaacccaaatcaTATTGCTTTTAAGTTATTGGGTTTTGGGCCAGGCAGAATCGAGGTTTGTCATTGGATAAATGAGAATGGAATAGTCTGGACAAAAACTTTAGGTTGA
- the LOC122090503 gene encoding alkaline ceramidase-like produces MADISSFWGPVTSTTEWCEKNYVYSSYIAEFFNTVSNVPSIILALIGLIISLRQRFEKRFSILHLSNMILAIGSMLFHATLQHVQQQSDETPMVWEILLYIYILYSPDWHYRSTMPTFLFLYGAVFAIVHSQFRFVIGFKVHYVILCLICIPRTYKYYIYIEDVAAKRLAKLYIGTLILGSICWLCDRLLCKVISRWYFNPQGHALWHVFMGFNSYFANTFLMFCRAQQRGWAPRIIHFLGFFPYVKIQKPKTQ; encoded by the exons ATGGCAGATATATCAAGTTTCTGGGGTCCTGTCACATCGACCACAGAGTGGTGTGAGAAGAATTATGTCTATTCTTCTTATATTGCAGAATTTTTTAACACAGTATCGAATGTACCTTCCATAATCTTGGCTCTCATTGGGCTTATAATTTCCTTGAGACAACGGTTTGAGAAGAGATTTAGTATTCTTCATTTATCTAACATGATACTTGCCATTGGTAGCATGCTATTCCATGCCACATTACAGCATGT GCAACAGCAAAGTGATGAAACTCCAATGGTCTGGGAGATACTCCTCTACATCTACATCCTATACTCTCCAGATTGGCACTACAGGAGTACAATGCCCACATTTCTGTTTCTCTATGGTGCAGTCTTCGCCATTGTCCATTCACAGTTTCGGTTTGTCATTGGCTTCAAGGTGCATTATGTGATCCTCTGCCTTATCTGCATCCCCCGGACGTACAAGTATTATATTTACATTGAAGATGTGGCAGCAAAGCGGCTTGCCAAGCTCTACATTGGAACTCTAATTTTGGGAAGTATTTGTTGGTTGTGTGATCGATTGTTATGCAAGGTAATATCACGCTGGTATTTTAACCCACAGGGTCACGCATTGTGGCATGTTTTTATGGGATTCAACTCCTACTTTGCCAACACATTCTTGATGTTCTGTCGTGCTCAGCAACGGGGATGGGCCCCGAGGATCATCCACTTCCTTGGGTTTTTTCCCTATGTTAAGATCCAGAAGCCAAAGACCCAGTGA